Proteins from a genomic interval of Stenotrophomonas maltophilia:
- a CDS encoding DUF6491 family protein → MKTPILMAGLCLALAACATTGRLSSAEKLDLYRAHAGAPQNDMQFFGTLNGWTELGDSALAVWTRPSEAYLLELRGACQDLTYATAIGLTSQMNRVSARFDKVLVRDPTGGPRMPCFIDSIRKLDVKALRTSEQELRQAQVQEREENTAPAK, encoded by the coding sequence ATGAAGACCCCGATCCTGATGGCCGGACTCTGCCTGGCTCTGGCCGCCTGCGCGACCACCGGCCGGCTCAGCAGCGCCGAGAAGCTTGACCTTTACCGTGCCCACGCCGGCGCGCCACAGAACGACATGCAGTTCTTCGGCACCCTCAATGGCTGGACCGAACTGGGCGACAGCGCGCTTGCGGTATGGACGCGTCCCAGCGAGGCCTATCTGCTGGAATTGAGAGGCGCGTGCCAGGACCTGACATATGCCACAGCCATCGGCCTGACCAGCCAGATGAACCGTGTTTCGGCGCGCTTCGACAAGGTGCTGGTGCGCGACCCCACCGGCGGCCCGCGCATGCCATGCTTCATCGACAGCATCCGCAAGCTGGACGTGAAGGCGCTGCGCACGTCGGAGCAGGAGCTGCGCCAGGCGCAGGTGCAGGAGCGCGAGGAAAACACCGCACCGGCGAAATGA
- a CDS encoding oxidative damage protection protein yields MPRTVFCQYEQRDAEGLDFVPYPGELGQRIFNNIGKQAWAAWLAHQTMLINENRLSPRTPEHRAFLEGELVKFLFEKDAEKPAGFTPEA; encoded by the coding sequence ATGCCCCGAACCGTCTTCTGCCAGTACGAACAACGCGATGCCGAAGGTTTGGACTTCGTGCCCTACCCCGGCGAGCTGGGCCAGCGCATCTTCAACAACATCGGCAAGCAGGCCTGGGCCGCATGGCTGGCGCACCAGACCATGCTGATCAACGAAAACCGCCTGTCGCCGCGCACGCCGGAGCATCGCGCGTTCCTTGAAGGCGAACTGGTCAAGTTCCTGTTCGAGAAGGACGCGGAAAAGCCGGCTGGCTTCACCCCGGAAGCCTGA
- the mutY gene encoding A/G-specific adenine glycosylase, with protein sequence MPRQPHASAGTTQTDDFVARLLHWFDDHGRHDLPWQHPRSPYRVWLSEIMLQQTQVTTVIPYFQRFLQHFPTLPDLAAASNDAVMAQWAGLGYYARARNLHAAAKRCVELHDGGLPRDFDALHALPGIGRSTAGAILSQAWNDPFAILDGNVKRVLSRYHGIDGFPGLPAIEKQLWAIAEAHVAQVPAGRMADYTQAQMDLGATVCSRAKPACVICPLQDACVARREGRTAELPAPKPSKTLPEREAVALLLRDAQQRVLLQKRPDTGIWAQLWTLPQADAGSVLQDWFDAHVDGSLEDAEELPVLQHTFSHYRLHLQVLSRQVNGLRVEEPTLRWVASDELPALGLPAPIRKLLDGATIKASKRNSKKPRNHE encoded by the coding sequence ATGCCCCGCCAGCCGCACGCCAGCGCCGGAACCACGCAGACCGACGACTTCGTCGCCCGCCTGCTGCACTGGTTCGACGACCACGGCCGCCACGATCTGCCCTGGCAGCATCCGCGCAGCCCCTATCGGGTCTGGTTGTCGGAAATCATGCTGCAGCAGACCCAGGTGACCACGGTCATCCCCTACTTCCAGCGGTTCCTGCAGCACTTCCCGACCCTGCCCGACCTCGCCGCCGCGAGCAACGACGCGGTGATGGCGCAGTGGGCGGGGCTCGGCTACTACGCCCGCGCACGCAACCTGCACGCGGCAGCCAAGCGCTGCGTCGAACTGCACGATGGCGGCCTGCCGCGTGACTTCGACGCGCTGCATGCCCTGCCCGGCATCGGCCGCAGCACCGCCGGTGCGATCCTCAGCCAGGCCTGGAACGACCCGTTCGCGATCCTCGATGGCAACGTCAAGCGCGTGCTCAGCCGTTATCACGGCATCGACGGCTTCCCCGGCCTGCCTGCCATCGAGAAGCAACTGTGGGCCATCGCCGAGGCGCACGTGGCACAGGTGCCGGCCGGGCGCATGGCCGATTACACCCAGGCGCAGATGGACCTGGGTGCGACCGTGTGCAGCCGCGCCAAACCCGCCTGCGTGATCTGCCCGCTGCAGGACGCGTGCGTAGCGCGCCGCGAAGGCCGCACCGCTGAACTACCCGCGCCCAAGCCCAGCAAGACCCTGCCCGAGCGCGAAGCAGTGGCCCTGCTGCTGCGCGACGCCCAGCAGCGCGTGCTGCTGCAGAAGCGGCCCGACACCGGCATCTGGGCGCAGCTGTGGACGCTGCCGCAGGCCGACGCCGGCAGCGTGCTCCAGGACTGGTTCGATGCCCATGTCGACGGCTCGCTGGAAGACGCCGAGGAGCTGCCGGTACTGCAGCACACCTTCAGCCACTACAGGCTGCATCTGCAGGTACTGTCGCGGCAGGTGAACGGCCTGCGGGTGGAAGAACCGACGCTACGCTGGGTCGCCAGCGACGAACTGCCCGCGCTGGGCCTGCCGGCGCCGATCCGCAAACTGCTCGACGGTGCCACGATCAAGGCGTCGAAACGAAATTCCAAGAAACCCCGCAACCACGAGTGA
- the ftsY gene encoding signal recognition particle-docking protein FtsY: MLSFFRRKKPQDAPATEAPKTQHYSAEELAAAFPSAAPVEDKEKEPAPVAVPVEPAPVEPPPAAAVPVAVEPTSVIPAPAAPVPAAPAPTAQIDVAPIAPPAIEPAPAPLPEPTPAPVPVTDDLPAAASVDAVPATAGKPGWRERLRNSVIARSFGGLFSRNPKLDDDLLDELETALITADVGVGATTDLVEGLRKRMKAREFADATALLAALRAELIAILQPVAKPLVIDRTAKPFVVLTVGVNGVGKTTTIGKLAKRFKDEGHSLMLAAGDTFRAAAVAQLQAWGERNGVAVVAQGQNADAASVAFDALQAGKARGTSVLIADTAGRLHTQSGLMNELGKIRRVLGKIDATAPHEVLMVIDGTTGQNALSQLRQFNAAVNVTGLVVTKLDGTAKGGVVFALAREFGIPIRFAGIGERPEDLRVFDPEAFVDALLPEALGG; encoded by the coding sequence ATGCTCAGTTTTTTCCGCCGCAAGAAGCCCCAGGATGCCCCCGCAACGGAGGCTCCCAAGACCCAGCACTACTCGGCTGAAGAGCTGGCGGCGGCGTTCCCGTCGGCCGCGCCGGTCGAGGACAAGGAGAAGGAGCCGGCACCGGTAGCCGTACCGGTCGAGCCTGCACCGGTCGAGCCGCCACCGGCAGCCGCCGTTCCGGTCGCTGTCGAGCCCACCTCGGTGATTCCGGCCCCAGCCGCACCGGTTCCGGCCGCTCCTGCGCCGACGGCGCAGATCGACGTCGCCCCGATCGCGCCCCCGGCCATCGAACCGGCACCCGCACCGCTGCCTGAGCCGACCCCAGCACCGGTTCCGGTCACCGACGATCTGCCGGCCGCCGCCTCGGTCGATGCCGTGCCCGCAACTGCCGGCAAGCCCGGCTGGCGCGAGCGCCTGCGCAACAGCGTCATCGCGCGCAGCTTTGGCGGCCTGTTCTCGCGCAACCCCAAGCTCGACGACGACCTGCTGGACGAGCTCGAAACCGCATTGATCACCGCCGATGTCGGCGTAGGTGCCACCACCGATCTGGTCGAGGGCCTGCGCAAGCGCATGAAGGCGCGCGAGTTCGCCGATGCCACTGCACTGCTGGCCGCGCTGCGCGCTGAGCTGATCGCGATCCTGCAGCCGGTCGCCAAGCCGCTGGTGATCGACCGCACTGCCAAGCCCTTCGTGGTGCTGACCGTCGGCGTCAACGGCGTCGGCAAGACCACCACCATCGGCAAGCTGGCCAAGCGCTTCAAGGACGAAGGCCACAGCCTGATGCTGGCCGCCGGCGATACCTTCCGTGCCGCCGCCGTGGCCCAGTTGCAGGCCTGGGGCGAGCGCAACGGCGTGGCCGTGGTCGCGCAGGGCCAGAACGCCGATGCCGCGTCGGTGGCATTCGATGCGCTGCAGGCAGGCAAGGCGCGCGGCACTTCAGTGCTGATCGCCGACACCGCCGGCCGCCTGCACACCCAGTCCGGCCTGATGAACGAGCTGGGCAAGATCCGCCGTGTGCTCGGCAAGATCGACGCCACCGCGCCGCACGAAGTGCTGATGGTGATCGACGGCACCACCGGCCAGAACGCGCTGTCGCAGCTGCGCCAGTTCAATGCCGCGGTGAATGTGACCGGCCTGGTGGTGACCAAGCTGGACGGTACCGCCAAGGGTGGCGTGGTGTTCGCACTGGCCCGCGAATTCGGCATTCCGATCCGCTTCGCCGGCATCGGTGAGCGCCCGGAAGACCTGCGCGTGTTCGATCCGGAAGCCTTCGTCGACGCCCTGCTGCCCGAAGCACTGGGCGGCTGA
- a CDS encoding flagellar basal body protein codes for MNNVLGIALSGMRAAQQDVQVAAHNVANLATPDAQRLQLQRSAVAQGGVETAVATTGPDPGAPLGDLLAAKAEVVAFAANAAVIRRQDQMLGSLLDREA; via the coding sequence ATGAACAACGTGCTGGGAATCGCCCTCAGCGGGATGCGTGCTGCCCAGCAGGACGTGCAGGTGGCCGCGCACAACGTGGCCAACCTGGCGACTCCCGATGCCCAGCGCCTGCAGCTGCAGCGCAGTGCGGTGGCGCAGGGGGGAGTGGAAACGGCGGTAGCCACTACCGGCCCCGATCCGGGGGCGCCACTGGGTGATCTGCTGGCGGCCAAGGCCGAAGTGGTGGCTTTCGCTGCAAACGCCGCGGTGATCCGGCGGCAGGACCAGATGCTGGGCTCGCTGCTGGATCGCGAAGCCTGA